A region of the Drosophila subobscura isolate 14011-0131.10 chromosome J, UCBerk_Dsub_1.0, whole genome shotgun sequence genome:
cAGACGACCTTCACTTAAGCATAACAAGAGCGGGGGATTAGGCGACGGACCATTACCGTCTACCTTTGCAAAGAGTATTAAGATTTTAGACAGAATTTTGCCACACTAAGAATTAGGGCTATCCTTGATTAGTGACAAGCGGCTAGCCATGTCCATCAGTCCGTTTATCTTCTAATATATCAGCTATGTTATCTCTCTGAAACTTCCCATAATGATAGGTAGATATTTACAGAGACATTTCTGATAGCCGGAATAAAACACTTTACCACTTATGGATAAATAACTACCCATAGTTACGATCGTTGGAATAACATTTTTGATTACAACTTTATCAGTGGATCCACTATCTCAGCTAAATTAAAACACTATTTCATGGTACTGCCAAAGGACTGATTTATGTGCAAGAGTATCAGAATGCTTTGCTAGGTACCCTGCCCATGCTTTCACTTCAGTTTCATTGTGGctttctggctgtctggctggaTGGAATGGATGAATATATTAATATCATAAACGTGGGCGGAGTGGCTGGGAGACTCGTGCTGCAATGGAGGTCTTAAATAGGCCAGATATGCAGCTAAAAccgctgcaacaacaacaacttgttGTATTTACTGACTGCACGCCAAGcagaacaattaaaatatgtttttttaaaagcttttttttgtcactCAACAAGGACATCATGGGCGGCATTTCAAATCAGTTGTACTCGTATATTccgacatatgtatgtgtgtatgtgtgtgtacttttttgttgttgtattttttatacacattttttggttgtttttgtctttttatgGGATTGTCGTGCGTTCGttcgccagcagccagcaacattCGCGGATACACACATTTTCACAAatcaaaaaagcaaacgaatattgccacacacacacacactcccactcactcactcacacactcccacccgcaaaaacacacagacacacacaaacccgaAAGAGAGACGGCGAAGCAGGCAGGAAAAATCTCTCGCGAATGCCtattttttatggattttctGGCCAGGCAATCTGCTTTTCCTGCTGTTTTTTGACggataaaacaatttgtttactattatttatttttcaatacttttttttcgagCAGCTTCACGTTTGTTgatcctctctccctctctctttacGCTCTTTTCAAAGCAGTAGGAGCATGAGGCACACGCTTGCATGAATGGTATGagggcatacacacacacacactcccacaggCACACCACTTCTGGGGcttattacattttacactTGTCGCCTCTTACACTTGCTTCGTCGTTCCGTTAGCCGCACCACACTCGCCTCCACACtattttaataaacatttcttgtacatttttgctctctttttcaGCTAGTAGCTTCTTTGGAAATTTTTTCCGAGCTTTCCTTTGGCTATTCTGTGgctattttttcttttctggctTTTCTATTGCCTGCACGCACGATTGCCACAAAACTTTGGGGCACAACTGCGTCCCGCTGTGGGCTCTGGGGGCGCTGCTCCGAGTTCAAATGCTCACGACAAACTGAAAGTGAAAAGCGACGGCGCCTCCGACAATGAGCATCCGAATCCGGGACACAAAACGTACGGCGGAGTCAGCTCTCACCGCGTCGGCGCTCTCGTCCGTGCAAGTGGTGGCCACCGAAACGAAACAGATGTTGCTCGGCTGCGGTTGCTCGCTTGCAGCGTTTTCAATTGCATCTGGGAGCTGGAACACTGCACATGTactcataaaatatttattacaaatatCACTGAATATCAAGCATGTGGATGTGGTTATACCAAGAAAAGTCTAACTAAATGTGATTAATGGTGCAGGTCTATAAATATctaacaattcaatttttatctAAACAAACTTCACGAAAAAACACCAGAAATAATCAACAATCATTGCGAGTGGGGGTGTTGAGGCTTCTCTTCTATTTCTGTTTCCTATTTGGTggtggctggggctgctgcagcagctccctcAGGCTGGAGCTCATTGAACTGCTTGTGCCATTCCAGATTCATCTTGGTCACGGACTCTCCCCGTTTGGCCGCCTGCTTTCCGCTGTAGACCATAATGCCGCAGCCGACAACTGTCAGTAAAATCATGATGTTGGCCAGGCGGATGCGCATTTTGTTGCGAACACGTTCCATCTCATCCTGGCTGCAAGCAGTAGTAACAGTAACTAATATTTAACCACCTGTTAGTCGACACATACCTGACGAAAGCTGGAACATCAGCCTGCGACTTGTATTTGCCGCTCCATACCAAAAACCGTTTCTCCATATTGTTGGGCTGGTGGTTCTTAATCGCCTGTCTCAGTTGGTTGGTGCTGCCAAAGGAGCGGCGCACCAGGCTGCCAATTAGCGCGTATTTATTAAACATGTTCGgtttttgtagaaaattttttttttgtttgttatttaatcgctacagcgaattggatggtcgcacgacgatgaatCCGCATTGAAGAAGTAAGTGTTGCCAATTTAGCCATTTTCCCATAGATCTAGCgtttttcaattgccaaatgCGGGACAAACTGTAAAATATCGGGTAGCAGAAATTATAGCTAttttacaatatatttttgcgtTATTCTAGTTTTTCAAAACATCTGCCATCTTCCATTATTTATATGCTTTTCTTAAGTACTTTGTAGTATTGTTTCCTTGTGAACGGCAAAAATAAGATCGACAAGTCAAAagagcatttaattgaaacgaGTTTTATACTATCACTGACGAAGTATTTCAGAACAATCACTTTTATACTATCCCTGAcgaaatatttcacaatttttttAATCGTTCGCGAGTGTCAAGGCAGGTAACCAGCACAGTGGAAAATTCAAGCCagaaatttgttaaaaaatGAATATGTCCTGAAATTGTAACTTTTCAGAAATTAGAATCACCCCTGTTAAAATAGCTTTTATTCTTGGCTTCCATCAAAATTGTCCGTCTATTTCTAGCTTTTTTCAAAGCTAGTTTAGCTTTCTTATGGCCCGAAGAGTTTGCAGCACTTCAGTGCGATGTTGGTGCTGTCGATATTTTTATATTCGGTGTTTCTGATGAGGGCGGACAATGTtcttataattaaattaaataaaataaaattaaagttttagcgcggagaccctaactagctagtaacattaaatagaacatcaaaacgaacaaaataatttaagatttacggtatatttacagtatattttgaaaatgcaaggtgATTTCTGTGTATTAAGAAGGAACCAGAGTGCCAGAGTGGAACAAAATAGCTGTCTTAACATCGATAGCCGGAAATCGAtactttcttctctctttgaTTTCGCATGCGATGGTgtaaaaaaaatcataaaagccaaataaatcaattatttcTGCGTGCCGCTTCCATTGGATATTGGATATAGGATAGCCGTGATCAAGGTCAACTGTAGGGTCCAATTGTCCAGCAGAACAACACGAGCGAAATGAGTGAATACACGAGAATTCTGCAGCGCGAGTTCCCAGCGATAGACTCGGAATTGGTTTCCTACGTTATTGGTGTGCTGGCCGGCAGCGTGGAAGATTTCGAAACGTGCGATGACATCTTCGAGGCCGTGGGCGACATTCTCCAAAGTGTGGCCGGCGACCGGCCGGAGGAGAGTATACGGGACATATGCGAGGAGTTCTTCAACATAATGAAGAACAATACCACAAATGTGGAGCGCAAGGTGCTGAATGCCCCGTAAACATAGAGGAGATGGCCAAGAACATGGAGCGCATGGACATGGATCTGCAGAGCATATGGGTGGTCAACAAGGATGGGGCCAATGTGAGTGTGTACCTGACCAGAGTCGAAATCTAATTTTCATATGTCAATCTCCCTGAAGAAAGTGGACTCGAAGAAGCTGGAGAAGGCGGAGGCGAAGCTTCaacagaagcaggagaagcgGCAGGAGGTGAACAAGCATGGCATGATTCCCGTGGCAGTGAAACTGCAAACGGCCACCGCCTCCCAGGTGACCAACAAGAAGAACACCAAATTGGATCAGAAGGGCCTGAATCGGTCCATGGACATTAAAATTGAGAACTTTGATCTGGCCTTTGGTGAAAAGTGAGTTCAAAAACAGACGCTTATCGCTCCCCCCATTAATCATAATGTTTTTCCCCACAGAGTTCTCCTGCAAAATGCgaatctgctgctgtccttTGGGCGCCGCTATGGGCTGGTTGGACGCAATGGTCTGGGCAAGACAACCATGCTGAGGATGATTGCAGAGCGACAGTTGCAGATCCCTTCACACATCTCAGTGCTCCAtgtggagcaggaggtggtGGGCGACGATACGACAGCCGTTGAGAGTGTGCTGGAGTGCGACACTGAAAGAACGCGGCTGCTGACAAGAGAAAAGGAAATTCTGGCTGCCCTAAACAATGGCGTGCAGGATGCGACGCTGTCCAATGAGCTGAGCGAGACGTATGCTGCCCTGCAGAACATCGAGGCAGACAAGGCGGTGGCCCGTGCATCTGTGATACTCAAGGGTCTTGGCTTCGACGCTGACATGCAACTGCGGCCCACCAAATCATTCTCCGGTGGCTGGCGCATGCGCTTGGCCCTCGCTCGTGCACTCTTCTCCAAGCCGGATCTGCTGTTGCTCGATGAGCCGACAAACATGTTGGACATCAAGGCCATCATTTGGCTGGAGAATTATCTGCAATCGTGGCCCACTACGATCTTGGTTGTATCTCACGACCGCAACTTCCTGGACGTAGTACCCACGGACATTGTACATCTACATTCCCAGGAACTGGAGGCATACAAGTGAGATATACACATGCAGAAATGCCTGGAACCAGCTATCATATCTTCTCATTCCACAGGGGCAATTATGAGCAATTCGAGAAGACCAAAACGGAGAAGCTTAAGGCACAGAGGCGCGAATACGAGGCTCAAATGGCTCACAGATCTCATGTTCAGGAGTTTATTGATCGTTTCCGTTACAATGCCAATCGTGCCTCATCTGTACAATCCAAAATCAAGATGCTGGAGAAGCTGTAAGTCTTGAAAATAACTCACCATTAATCCTATTTTACTGACAATCTTTTATCCACTCCCAAAAG
Encoded here:
- the LOC117893826 gene encoding UPF0389 protein GA21628, whose translation is MFNKYALIGSLVRRSFGSTNQLRQAIKNHQPNNMEKRFLVWSGKYKSQADVPAFVSQDEMERVRNKMRIRLANIMILLTVVGCGIMVYSGKQAAKRGESVTKMNLEWHKQFNELQPEGAAAAAPATTK
- the LOC117893878 gene encoding LOW QUALITY PROTEIN: ATP-binding cassette sub-family F member 3 (The sequence of the model RefSeq protein was modified relative to this genomic sequence to represent the inferred CDS: inserted 1 base in 1 codon), with the protein product MSEYTRILQREFPAIDSELVSYVIGVLAGSVEDFETCDDIFEAVGDILQSVAGDRPEESIRDICEEFFNIMKNNTTNVERKVLNXPVNIEEMAKNMERMDMDLQSIWVVNKDGANKVDSKKLEKAEAKLQQKQEKRQEVNKHGMIPVAVKLQTATASQVTNKKNTKLDQKGLNRSMDIKIENFDLAFGEKVLLQNANLLLSFGRRYGLVGRNGLGKTTMLRMIAERQLQIPSHISVLHVEQEVVGDDTTAVESVLECDTERTRLLTREKEILAALNNGVQDATLSNELSETYAALQNIEADKAVARASVILKGLGFDADMQLRPTKSFSGGWRMRLALARALFSKPDLLLLDEPTNMLDIKAIIWLENYLQSWPTTILVVSHDRNFLDVVPTDIVHLHSQELEAYKGNYEQFEKTKTEKLKAQRREYEAQMAHRSHVQEFIDRFRYNANRASSVQSKIKMLEKLPELKPVEKETVVTLKFPEVEPLNPPVLAISEVSFRYNPEDPLPIFKGVNLSATSDSRICIVGENGAGKSTLLKIIVGQLSTIYGNIVLHRGLRIGYFAQHHVDHLNMNVTCVGVLAELFPGRPDEEYRRQLGSFGLSGPLALQSIASLSGGQKSRVALAKMCMAEPNFLVLDEPTNHLDIETIDALGKAINAFKGGVILVSHDERLIKVVCKELWVCGNRTVRAIEGGLDEYKREVYKEIEANS